In Pleuronectes platessa chromosome 4, fPlePla1.1, whole genome shotgun sequence, the following proteins share a genomic window:
- the LOC128439069 gene encoding uncharacterized protein LOC128439069: MEKLDEVAIATLRAANIGEDLLPSLSRDDIKDLFPGPENFLRRRAIWLVVNKDEKVDTAPEIQQSPPTGGSDFSLEEANTSKFVTMSNPEYIVFTDSELEQVRRSYFEQKRLGTEHNGTLSKELFCRLIRNTMTNMISIARATEDSRYPTKHEVNAMAKRLVDYYPMIKDRSSINEWEHVAKKLMKRLSNVRSPKKAKGPPSKKPRQEVSSDVATTDYDGDSSTSTIILERSPVSPMGIPVDLSPRTSTPVQNRNSSDEESCSVDIMDSQKIQARHYKTLQEIYKSKKPNKAAVTHLLNMEFESRRCFITSDVLKEQDRATKILEAYPCFRELDHVLDELQRIIQPTNSQYISEMQNRWKTFYSKVQFYGVMKKAMKIPKTLNGVEHITAVFRALPLLFPSSTLPPKKLGSSSEALFHVLATSEDPNGFLQQRPLSSPVLLVSEDNYMIAIGKTPVTTFTMDGLNEGLLYVMAYYYALHMTYPKCISTLLSVLQTEVLQDSIHEQDLTPHYKKAMGEWKSFSE, encoded by the exons ATGGAAAAACTGGACGAGGTCGCAATTGCCACACTAAGAG CTGCTAATATTGGAGAAGACTTACTCCCCTCGCTTTCCCGAGACGACATCAAAGACCTCTTTCCTGGTCCTGAAAATTTCTTGAGGCGGCGGGCTATATGGcttgttgtaaataaagatgaaaag gTGGATACTGCTCCCGAAATTCAGCAATCACCCCCCACTGGAGGCAGTGACTTTTCATTAGAGGAGGCCAATACTTCTAAATTTGTGACTATGTCAAACCCAGAATACATAGTCTTCACCGACAGTGAGCTTGAACAGGTGCGACGCTCCTACTTTGAACAGAAACGACTGGGGACCGAGCACAATGGGACCCTATCCAAGGAACTCTTCTGCCGACTCATAAGAAACACTATGACTAACATGATCTCCATCGCAAGAGCCACAGAGGACTCCAGATACCCCACCAAACATGAGGTGAATGCCATGGCAAAGCGACTGGTGGATTACTATCCAATGATAAAAGACAGGTCATCAATCAATGAGTGG GAGCATGTTGCCAAAAAGCTCATGAAGAGACTCTCAAATGTCAGAAGTCCAAAGAAGGCCAAAGGTCCTCCTTCCAAGAAACCACGACAAGAAGTCAGTTCAGACGTTGCAACTACTGACTACGATGGAGACTCCAGTACATCCACCATTATTCTGGAACGGTCACCTGTTAGTCCCATGGGCATCCCAGTAGATCTGTCACCTAGAACCAGCACCCCAGTGCAGAACCGGAACAGCAGTGATGAAGAAT CTTGTTCAGTTGACATCATGGACAGCCAGAAAATCCAAGCAAGACACTACAAGACCCTCCAAGAAATATACAAGTCCAAAAAGCCAAACAAAGCTGCGGTAACTCATTTGCTGAACATGGAATTTGAGTCTCGAAGATGCTTCATCACCTCTGATGTTTTAAAGGAGCAAGACAGAGCCACAAAGATTCTAGAGGCTTACCCTTGTTTCAGAGAACTGGATCAT gtgctggatgagctgcagcgaATCATCCAACCGACCAACTCCCAGTACATATCAGAGATGCAGAACAGGTGGAAAACCTTCTATTCAAAGGTCCAGTTTTATGGAGTGATGAAGAAGGCCATGAAGATTCCTAAAACTTTGAATGGAG TGGAGCATATCACAGCTGTCTTCAGAGCCCTGCCACTGCTCTTTCCGTCCAGCACTTTGCCACCGAAGAAACTGGGCTCAAGCAGCGAGGCTCTTTTCCATGTCCTAGCG ACTTCTGAGGATCCTAATGGTTTCTTGCAACAGCGACCCCTGTCTTCTCCGGTTCTGCTAGTTTCTGAGGACAACTACATGATCGCAATCGGAAAAACACCTGTGACCACCTTCACCATGGACGGACTTAATGAGGGACTTCTCTACGTCATGGCATATTACTATGCCCTGCACATGACCTACCCCAAGTGCATTTCTACACTACTCTCAGTACTGCAGACAGAGGTACTTCAAGATTCAATTCATGAGCAGGATTTGACCCCTCACTACAAAAAAGCGATGGGTGAGTGGAAGTCATTCAGTGAGTGA
- the LOC128437969 gene encoding uncharacterized protein LOC128437969, which produces MIWRCVICFVFVALTLKSLLSHINTAHSRSPDFRVVCGIDGCTKEYRVYNSLWYHIRRNHYEHLESGSSNSRRERSTASPEASSAVNAWAYRPADATVQIREHQTDEAVVENRVQDVMPVGSCPAVDSSASCQSEDDISYNTLTRQATAIMLTAREKHHLSQRGVNDVLAAMQQYQALLVTNLRSQLQTVFQQHQGSELEKEAMAVFDRIEDPFSSVATTYRQDNVIKENFNFVESEEVTVGYTACLKKKGTKRVLSTRTKCFHYVPLIKSLEQLLSHPKVLEMIDQPQKYRSGGYLYDIIDGELMKSHPLFSARPSALQIIIYSDEIEICNPLGSHASKNKLLMFYYTLGNIDPKYRSKLAAIRLLAIAKKRELSHSQRRERADS; this is translated from the exons ATGATTTGGCGCTGTGTTATTTGCTTTGTGTTcgtggctctcactctcaaatCTTTATTGAGTCATATTAATACTGCTCATAGTCGCAGTCCAGATTTTCGCGTTGTTTGTGGAATTGATGGATGCACCAAAGAGTATCGAGTCTACAACTCACTATGGTATCACATTAGAAGAAACCACTACGAACACCTGGAAAGTGGCAGCAGCAACTCACGGAGAGAGAGGTCAACAGCAAGCCCGGAAGCCTCTTCAGCGGTGAATGCGTGGGCTTACAGGCCAGCTGATGCGACGGTACAAATCAGAGAGCATCAAACGGATGAAGCAGTGGTGGAAAACAGGGTACAAGATGTAATGCCTGTTGGGTCATGTCCTGCTGTAGACTCTTCTGCATCATGTCAGTCAGAG gatgaCATCAGTTATAACACTCTGACCAGACAAGCTACTGCTATTATGTTGACTGCAAGAGAAAAACACCATCTTTCACAG AGAGGTGTGAATGATGTCTTGGCTGCAATGCAGCAATATCAAGCCCTGTTGGTGACTAATCTGAGGAGTCAGCTACAAACTGTATTCCAGCAACATCAAGGAAGTGAACTTGAAAAGGAAGCGATGGCAGTATTCGACCGGATTGAGGATCCATTTTCCTCTGTTGCAACAACATACAGGCAGGACAACGTGATTAAGGAAAATTTCAATTTTGTGGAGTCAGAGGAGGTTACTGTTGGGTATACTGCCTGCTTGAagaaaaaagggacaaaaaGGGTCCTCTCCACAAGAACCAAATGTTTTCATTACGTACCTCTGATTAAAAGTTTAGAACAGTTATTGTCCCATCCAAAAGTTTTAGAAATGATAGATCAGCCGCAAAAATACAGAAGTGGCGGTTATCTGTATGACATCATAGATGGAGAGCTCATGAAATCACACCCTTTATTTTCAGCCCGGCCCTCTGCTTTACAGATAATCATTTACTCAGACGAAATTGAAATCTGCAATCCACTTGGATCTCATGCTTCCAAGAATAAGTTACTAATGTTTTATTATACATTAGGAAACATTGATCCAAAATATAGATCAAAACTCGCTGCAATTCGTCTACTTGCTATTGCAAAGAAGAGAGAGTTGTCTCATT